Proteins encoded together in one Telopea speciosissima isolate NSW1024214 ecotype Mountain lineage chromosome 4, Tspe_v1, whole genome shotgun sequence window:
- the LOC122659096 gene encoding UDP-glycosyltransferase 88B1-like, which produces MEDTIVLYPIVSIGHLVSMVELGMLVLRQYHHLFSVTVIIKAYPFITPNVTAFLRRASETTPSITFHHLPSLSIPSSIEPSSNRSRAAVLDELVRLNNPNFLRVLQTISKTSTIRALIMDLFCAPASSVASGLGIPTYYYIPAGATFLSFLLYLPTIHNQITESFKHLAMTHLHIPGLPPIPALDMPESTLDRENQGYHCILEIGSSLHKSKGIIVNTFESLESRVIKAITDGLCIPDAPTPPVYCIGPLIASHTNHTVEGESVNQCLSWLDAQLSQSVVFLCFGSRGVFSKAQVKEIAVGLEKSGQRFLWVLRKPLSEDNNKHFFIERRVPDLDVLLPEGFLDRTKDRGLVVKEWAPQVEVLNRESVGGFVTHCGWNSVLEAVCAGVPMVAWPLYAEQHMNRAVLVEQMKLAMPMKKSKDGLVSAEEVEKRVRALMELQEGRVFRERSRKMKEEAKAAWSDGGSSLIAFTKMAESWIS; this is translated from the coding sequence ATGGAAGACACTATAGTGCTATACCCCATTGTGTCCATTGGCCACCTCGTGTCAATGGTGGAGCTTGGCATGCTCGTTCTCCGCCAATACCATCACCTCTTCTCTGTCACCGTCATAATTAAAGCATACCCATTTATCACCCCAAACGTCACCGCCTTCCTCCGCCGCGCCTCCGAAACCACCCCTTCGATCACCTTCCACCACCTCCCTTCCCTCTCCATCCCTTCCTCTATCGAACCTTCTTCCAATCGAAGCCGCGCAGCAGTACTCGACGAACTCGTCCGTCTCAACAACCCAAACTTCCTCCGTGTACTTCAAACCATCTCGAAAACCTCCACCATTCGAGCCCTTATTATGGACTTATTCTGCGCCCCTGCCTCCAGCGTCGCATCAGGTCTCGGAATCCCCACATACTACTATATCCCTGCAGGTGCTACCTTTCTCTCGTTCTTACTCTATCTCCCCACCATCCACAATCAAATCACCGAGAGCTTCAAGCACCTCGCAATGACCCATCTGCATATCCCGGGCTTGCCACCCATCCCGGCCTTGGACATGCCTGAATCGACGCTGGACCGAGAGAACCAGGGCTACCATTGCATCTTAGAGATCGGTTCCAGCCTACACAAATCAAAGGGAATTATAGTGAACACTTTTGAATCCCTTGAATCAAGAGTGATCAAAGCCATCACTGATGGGCTCTGCATACCAGACGCTCCAACTCCACCTGTTTACTGCATCGGACCATTGATCGCCAGCCACACTAATCATACTGTTGAGGGTGAAAGTGTAAATCAGTGTTTATCATGGCTCGATGCCCAACTGAGTCAGAGCGTCGTGTTCTTGTGTTTTGGAAGCCGAGGTGTGTTCTCGAAGGCGCAGGTGAAGGAGATCGCAGTTGGGTTGGAGAAGAGTGGGCAGAGGTTTTTGTGGGTTCTGCGAAAGCCGCTCTCAGAGGACAATAACAAACACTTCTTTATCGAACGGAGAGTTCCGGATTTGGATGTTCTGTTACCGGAAGGTTTCTTGGACCGGACCAAAGACCGAGGCCTTGTGGTCAAGgagtgggccccgcaagtggAAGTGCTTAATCGGGAATCCGTGGGTGGGTTCGTGACTCATTGCGGGTGGAACTCTGTGTTGGAAGCGGTATGCGCAGGGGTGCCCATGGTGGCATGGCCTCTCTATGCTGAGCAGCACATGAACAGGGCAGTTTTGGTCGAACAGATGAAATTGGCGATGCCGATGAAGAAATCGAAAGATGGGTTGGTGAGTGCAGAGGAGGTTGAGAAACGAGTGAGAGCTTTGATGGAATTGCAAGAAGGTAGGGTTTTTAGAGAACGTAGTCGGAAGATGAAGGAAGAGGCCAAAGCTGCGTGGTCCGATGGTGGTTCTTCTCTGATTGCATTCACCAAGATGGCCGAGTCATGGATCAGTTGA